In Leptospira saintgironsiae, one genomic interval encodes:
- a CDS encoding potassium channel family protein gives MRKKRIAVIGLGDFGIELVKRLYEDGQEVTAIDQDKNKIDRIREFSTYCVAIDSTDESELKEHGLDEMDAVVLAIGDNFESLIVTADALKKIGAINIFARYQSDLNKRVLQMLGIENLFNPEERAAHSMAEQLANSSVKDVTLLGQDYRILEAMVPKHMQGKTVQGAKLREDWNLNLITVKRPKKSRRKSDRKDEEVLGIPSPNLVLSEGDILVLFGKAEDLEQMIGKR, from the coding sequence ATGAGAAAGAAAAGGATCGCCGTCATTGGCCTCGGAGATTTCGGGATAGAACTCGTAAAAAGACTTTATGAAGACGGACAAGAAGTCACTGCAATCGATCAGGATAAAAACAAGATAGATCGTATTAGAGAATTTTCTACTTACTGCGTTGCGATAGATTCTACCGACGAGTCTGAATTGAAAGAACATGGTTTAGATGAAATGGACGCTGTAGTTTTAGCGATCGGAGATAATTTCGAAAGTCTGATCGTAACAGCGGATGCTTTGAAGAAGATCGGTGCAATTAATATATTCGCTCGTTACCAATCTGATCTGAACAAAAGAGTATTGCAGATGTTAGGGATTGAGAATTTATTCAATCCGGAAGAACGAGCTGCTCATTCTATGGCGGAACAACTTGCAAATAGCAGTGTCAAAGATGTTACCTTACTCGGACAAGATTATAGAATTTTAGAAGCTATGGTTCCGAAACATATGCAAGGCAAAACTGTCCAAGGCGCCAAGCTAAGAGAAGATTGGAATTTAAATTTGATCACTGTCAAAAGACCCAAAAAAAGCAGAAGAAAATCAGATCGAAAAGACGAAGAAGTTTTAGGAATTCCTTCTCCCAATTTGGTATTATCAGAAGGAGATATCTTAGTTCTATTTGGAAAAGCAGAAGATCTGGAACAGATGATCGGAAAACGTTAA
- a CDS encoding aldo/keto reductase — translation MKKRRLGKTGMVVSEICMGTMTFGSSCDEKEAHRILNKAFDSGIDFYDTAEIYPVPPEAEYVHATEKIFGNWLKTKKRESILIATKVCGPGHGWFTPPVREGKTALDRRNIKVAIEGSLKRLGTDYIDLYQTHWPDHDFGFEETLEALTELIDEGKVRYIGSSNETAWGTMKSLEVSRTNKLARYESIQNNFSILNRRFEDALSDICRREQISLLPYSPLAGGVLTGKYNGPTPPENARFTRYSKLPTERQRRMAHRFLNEGTLASTKELIEIAKEAGISVTALSVAWSKQHDYVASTIIGANTVEQLEESLKASDLILSDDILKKIDEVSKKIPYPMG, via the coding sequence ATGAAAAAAAGAAGGCTTGGAAAAACAGGGATGGTGGTTTCCGAAATTTGTATGGGAACCATGACTTTCGGCTCCAGTTGCGATGAGAAAGAAGCACATCGAATTTTAAACAAGGCCTTCGATTCAGGAATAGATTTTTATGATACTGCTGAGATCTATCCAGTTCCTCCAGAAGCAGAATATGTTCATGCTACTGAAAAAATTTTTGGGAATTGGCTAAAGACTAAAAAGAGAGAATCTATTTTGATCGCAACAAAAGTTTGCGGGCCTGGGCATGGATGGTTCACTCCTCCAGTAAGAGAAGGTAAGACAGCATTAGATCGCAGAAATATCAAAGTGGCGATCGAAGGAAGTTTGAAAAGACTCGGTACAGATTATATAGACTTATACCAAACTCATTGGCCTGATCATGATTTCGGATTCGAAGAAACTTTAGAAGCTTTGACCGAATTGATAGACGAAGGTAAAGTCAGATACATAGGAAGCAGTAACGAAACCGCATGGGGAACCATGAAAAGTTTAGAAGTTTCTCGCACTAACAAACTTGCAAGATATGAATCTATCCAAAATAATTTCAGCATTTTGAATAGAAGATTCGAAGATGCTCTTTCTGATATTTGCAGAAGAGAACAAATCAGCCTTCTTCCTTACTCTCCTTTAGCAGGAGGAGTATTGACCGGAAAATATAATGGACCTACTCCACCTGAAAACGCAAGATTCACACGTTATTCAAAACTTCCCACAGAAAGACAAAGAAGAATGGCGCATCGTTTTTTGAATGAAGGAACTCTCGCTTCTACAAAAGAACTGATAGAAATTGCAAAGGAAGCGGGGATTAGTGTGACCGCCCTTTCAGTCGCATGGTCCAAACAACATGATTATGTTGCTTCTACAATTATTGGAGCTAATACTGTAGAACAATTAGAAGAAAGTTTAAAGGCATCAGACCTAATCTTGTCTGACGATATTTTGAAAAAGATAGACGAGGTTTCTAAAAAAATTCCTTATCCTATGGGATGA
- a CDS encoding TrkH family potassium uptake protein, translating to MNPFLGPALQEKLVSEWGRISLFFEENIKPILRIIFGASGVISLFILIFLYGFYYPPEWIHPLRLITMTIVWYLVIYECLSFLFTLTPYRAYLKFHKIETFVVLLVILQFFFEEKIESILSQQRTEEAVLLFLSVSQLTLAFGGFAHFLRRARLSLGKISPSLVMTGSFAILIFLGTAALCLPRAEARPIQLVDLFFTAVSAVCVTGLSTIDVSQDLTGTGQVILMVLVQLGGLGLMTLTVFFALVLEGQVSVTEKLIVKDLFSQESIGRAGSILKQVAYQTFAIEGIGSIFLYLTFPKELGFSQKELIFQSVFHSITGFCNAGFALFPKGLAEPYFRESYSFLSILMILIVFGGLGFPTVNQLLKKIRFDGESFRHRFSLGSKLILITTIFLLLFGWISYWVLERNFSLKDLNWYDQAFHSLFYSVTTRTAGFNTLDISSMGIPMVFVSLFLMWVGASPNSTGGGIKTSTLALAVLQFYQFFTGKERVDVFGRTVAENSLSRASVAIVLSMFIIFMGILFLICFEKPLPFLDICYEVVSAYGTTGLTRGITSKFETPGKLLLCFVMFVGRVGVLTVLLAFVPKPKPRRYWYPEEYVVVG from the coding sequence ATGAATCCTTTTCTTGGTCCTGCGTTACAGGAAAAATTGGTTTCCGAATGGGGGCGGATCTCACTCTTCTTCGAAGAGAATATAAAACCAATCTTAAGAATTATATTCGGAGCCTCAGGAGTAATTTCTCTTTTTATACTTATTTTTTTATACGGATTTTATTATCCACCTGAATGGATCCATCCTCTTCGTTTAATTACTATGACCATAGTTTGGTACTTGGTAATTTATGAATGTTTAAGTTTTTTATTCACATTAACTCCATATCGCGCCTATTTAAAATTTCATAAGATAGAAACATTTGTTGTCTTACTGGTGATCTTGCAGTTTTTTTTCGAAGAAAAAATAGAATCTATTCTTTCTCAACAAAGAACAGAAGAAGCTGTACTTTTATTTTTATCCGTAAGTCAATTAACCTTAGCATTCGGAGGATTTGCACATTTTTTAAGAAGGGCCAGACTTTCTCTCGGGAAAATTTCTCCTTCTTTGGTGATGACTGGAAGTTTTGCGATCTTGATCTTTTTAGGAACCGCTGCATTATGCCTTCCTAGAGCAGAAGCAAGGCCGATCCAATTGGTGGATCTTTTTTTCACCGCAGTAAGTGCAGTATGTGTTACTGGCTTAAGCACGATAGATGTTTCTCAAGATTTAACTGGAACAGGGCAAGTCATCCTGATGGTCCTTGTCCAACTCGGCGGTTTAGGGCTGATGACATTAACTGTATTCTTTGCATTGGTTTTAGAAGGACAGGTTTCAGTTACAGAAAAGCTGATCGTCAAGGATCTATTTAGCCAAGAATCTATAGGAAGAGCTGGCTCCATCTTAAAACAGGTTGCTTATCAAACATTTGCGATAGAAGGAATCGGTTCCATCTTTCTATATTTAACATTTCCTAAAGAACTTGGGTTTTCCCAGAAAGAACTTATATTTCAATCTGTATTTCATTCTATAACAGGATTTTGTAATGCTGGTTTTGCTCTTTTTCCTAAAGGACTCGCAGAACCTTATTTTAGAGAATCGTATTCATTTCTTTCTATATTGATGATCTTGATCGTATTTGGTGGTTTAGGTTTTCCTACAGTAAATCAACTTTTAAAGAAGATTAGATTTGATGGAGAATCTTTTAGGCATCGCTTTTCTTTGGGCTCTAAACTGATCCTGATCACCACTATATTTTTATTACTTTTTGGTTGGATATCCTACTGGGTCTTAGAAAGAAATTTTAGTTTGAAAGATTTGAACTGGTATGATCAGGCATTTCATTCTTTATTCTATTCAGTCACAACAAGGACAGCGGGATTTAATACCTTGGATATTTCTTCCATGGGGATCCCGATGGTATTCGTAAGTTTATTTCTTATGTGGGTGGGTGCTTCTCCAAATTCTACTGGGGGAGGGATCAAAACTTCTACATTGGCACTTGCAGTTTTACAGTTTTATCAATTCTTCACTGGGAAGGAAAGAGTGGATGTATTCGGAAGAACAGTAGCAGAAAATTCTCTTTCCAGAGCGTCTGTTGCGATCGTACTTTCTATGTTTATAATATTCATGGGCATCTTATTTTTAATCTGTTTCGAGAAACCTTTGCCTTTTCTGGATATTTGTTATGAAGTAGTTTCTGCTTATGGAACAACTGGACTCACCCGAGGGATTACTTCTAAATTTGAGACTCCCGGAAAATTGCTTTTATGCTTTGTGATGTTTGTGGGAAGGGTTGGAGTTTTAACAGTATTATTGGCTTTTGTTCCAAAACCTAAACCCAGAAGATATTGGTATCCTGAAGAATATGTCGTGGTCGGTTAA
- a CDS encoding gamma-glutamyltransferase family protein, whose protein sequence is MKKILMYSLSGVLLAVLVLVIIYYVTSGPGETISFQDPYHTERPTAQGSKLMVASGHPLATKAALEILEKGGNAADAGVAALLVLNVTQGEEASFPGVAPLLYYDQADKKVHSYIGVGTAPAKATIEYFKSRGHESIPMLKYSSQLVPASPDVIVALLKKYGTKSFEEVSKPAIQIAEEGFPVHRILMRNLNIGVFKRLGLKFLLPYNAKIYVGDKWWKPLHAGERFNRPALSATLKELAEAEKAASSSGKNRIESLEALRDYFYKGPIADKIAKAHEKNDGTMVKSDLVRYSADWEVPLQGNYGPYTIFSNRTWNQGAVVPIVLQILEGIDLKSMGHNSKEYVHTVIQAIELAMADREKYFGDPAYVSVPEKGLLSKEYASERRKLLQSKAFGKTPPSGNPFLFESPANAKKIAYQKENSLSMNEEPFFDLTPSFWERTESGKIGRDTTYLSIIDSKGNSLSLTPSDFPQSPIIEGDITLGIRMTQFRLDPNHPSALVPGKRPTITPNASMVFKDGKFWMSFGTPGGDMQTQAVVQVFLNLVVFGMDPQDAVNAPRFRSLNWPDAFSPHKYYPGRIELEEDIYKKEGKALETLGYEVKEREKWEYDFGAPCISLKDPKTGILYGGADPRKESWAEGK, encoded by the coding sequence GTCTTAGTTCTTGTAATAATCTATTACGTGACTTCTGGGCCTGGAGAAACCATAAGTTTCCAAGATCCATATCATACAGAAAGACCAACGGCTCAAGGTTCTAAACTGATGGTAGCAAGTGGTCATCCTTTAGCCACCAAAGCTGCTTTGGAAATTTTGGAGAAAGGTGGAAATGCAGCCGATGCAGGAGTAGCAGCTCTTTTAGTTCTAAATGTGACCCAAGGAGAAGAGGCATCTTTTCCAGGAGTGGCTCCTTTACTTTATTATGACCAAGCAGATAAAAAAGTTCATAGTTATATCGGAGTTGGGACTGCACCCGCAAAAGCCACAATAGAATATTTCAAATCTCGAGGACATGAATCCATTCCGATGCTGAAATATTCTTCTCAATTGGTTCCGGCTTCTCCTGATGTGATCGTCGCATTACTCAAAAAATACGGAACAAAATCTTTTGAAGAAGTGAGTAAACCGGCAATTCAAATCGCTGAAGAAGGTTTTCCTGTTCACAGAATTCTAATGAGGAATTTAAATATAGGAGTATTTAAAAGATTAGGTCTTAAATTCCTGCTCCCTTATAATGCAAAAATTTATGTGGGGGATAAATGGTGGAAGCCACTTCATGCAGGAGAAAGATTTAATAGACCTGCGTTATCCGCAACACTGAAAGAGCTGGCAGAAGCGGAGAAGGCCGCTTCTTCTTCCGGAAAAAACCGTATAGAATCACTGGAAGCTTTAAGAGATTATTTTTATAAGGGTCCAATAGCAGACAAGATCGCAAAGGCTCATGAAAAAAACGATGGCACCATGGTTAAATCGGATCTGGTTAGATACAGCGCTGACTGGGAAGTTCCATTACAAGGAAATTATGGGCCTTATACAATCTTCTCTAATCGAACTTGGAACCAAGGTGCAGTTGTTCCGATCGTTCTACAAATTTTAGAAGGTATCGATCTAAAATCAATGGGCCATAACTCTAAGGAGTACGTTCATACAGTAATCCAAGCGATTGAGTTAGCGATGGCGGATCGCGAAAAATATTTTGGAGATCCTGCTTATGTTTCCGTTCCGGAGAAGGGACTACTCAGTAAAGAATACGCTTCCGAAAGAAGAAAACTTCTACAATCTAAAGCGTTTGGGAAAACTCCTCCATCGGGAAATCCATTCTTATTCGAATCTCCTGCAAACGCTAAAAAGATCGCATACCAAAAAGAAAATTCTCTATCAATGAATGAAGAACCTTTCTTTGATCTTACTCCAAGTTTTTGGGAAAGAACAGAATCAGGAAAAATAGGAAGGGATACAACTTACTTAAGCATTATCGACTCTAAAGGAAATTCTTTATCCCTCACTCCAAGTGATTTTCCTCAGTCTCCAATCATAGAAGGCGATATTACTTTAGGAATTAGAATGACCCAATTCAGATTAGATCCGAATCATCCATCTGCTTTGGTTCCTGGAAAAAGGCCTACGATTACGCCTAACGCTTCAATGGTATTTAAAGACGGAAAATTCTGGATGAGTTTCGGAACACCTGGAGGAGATATGCAAACCCAAGCAGTGGTCCAAGTATTCTTAAATTTAGTCGTTTTCGGAATGGATCCCCAAGATGCAGTTAACGCTCCTAGATTCAGATCATTGAACTGGCCCGATGCCTTCTCCCCTCATAAATATTATCCGGGAAGAATAGAATTAGAAGAAGATATCTATAAAAAAGAAGGAAAAGCACTCGAAACACTTGGTTACGAAGTCAAAGAAAGAGAAAAATGGGAATATGACTTTGGGGCTCCTTGTATTTCTTTAAAAGATCCTAAAACAGGAATTTTATATGGCGGAGCCGATCCAAGGAAAGAATCCTGGGCAGAAGGAAAATAA